In Xanthocytophaga agilis, a genomic segment contains:
- a CDS encoding DinB family protein yields MQNVADDLLTIVQQAIPLLLAVSAEQASYKPSSEKWSKKEILGHLIDSACNNQQKFVRTMAQEHLDFVGYKQNFWVSAQQYNKAEWNSLVTFWKEYNHHIAHIIAFVDPGVLSHTISIEGTGPFTLEFIMKDYVEHLKHHLKQILPEGDWKSGFINVYNA; encoded by the coding sequence ATGCAAAATGTTGCAGATGATCTGTTGACTATTGTGCAACAGGCAATACCTTTACTTCTGGCTGTTTCAGCGGAACAGGCTTCGTATAAGCCATCATCTGAAAAATGGTCGAAGAAAGAAATTCTGGGTCATTTGATCGATTCAGCTTGCAATAACCAGCAAAAGTTTGTCCGGACAATGGCACAAGAGCATCTGGATTTTGTAGGTTATAAACAAAATTTCTGGGTAAGTGCCCAACAGTATAATAAGGCGGAATGGAATAGTTTGGTGACATTCTGGAAAGAATACAATCACCACATTGCTCATATTATTGCATTTGTAGATCCAGGTGTTTTATCTCATACTATTTCGATTGAAGGCACCGGGCCATTCACACTGGAGTTTATTATGAAAGACTATGTGGAACATCTGAAACATCATTTAAAGCAGATTTTACCTGAAGGAGATTGGAAGAGTGGCTTTATAAATGTATACAACGCTTGA
- a CDS encoding homoserine kinase, which produces MDSLHIFAPATVANVAAGFDILGFALNAPGDEITIRKTDTPGITIHNKTEFASMPLAPEKNTAGVALQAYLQHLGSEHGFEITFLKKIKPGSGIGSSAASSAAAVFGANELLGRPLERKDLVQFAMQGEKLASGSAHADNVAPALMGGFVLVRSYNPLDLVTIPVPENLYASVIHPQIELKTEDSRRVLRKQILLKDAVVQWGNTAGLIAGLFKGDYELIGRSLQDVIIEPIRSLLIPGFESIKTAALQAGALGCSISGSGPSIFTLSTSEATAQTVAKAMQQMCSQQGIESEIHVSPINTQGPRIVQ; this is translated from the coding sequence TTGGATAGCTTACATATTTTTGCCCCTGCAACTGTAGCCAACGTCGCTGCCGGATTTGATATTCTGGGTTTTGCCCTTAATGCCCCTGGCGATGAAATTACCATTCGTAAAACAGACACTCCAGGTATTACGATCCATAACAAAACTGAATTTGCCAGCATGCCGTTGGCACCTGAAAAAAATACAGCAGGGGTTGCATTACAGGCATATCTGCAACATCTGGGTAGTGAACATGGATTTGAAATTACCTTTCTCAAGAAAATAAAACCAGGTAGTGGCATTGGAAGTAGTGCTGCCAGTTCAGCAGCAGCTGTTTTCGGAGCTAATGAATTGTTGGGACGTCCGTTAGAACGGAAAGATCTGGTGCAATTTGCTATGCAGGGAGAGAAGCTAGCCAGTGGCTCTGCTCATGCCGATAATGTGGCACCTGCCCTGATGGGTGGATTTGTATTGGTTCGCAGCTACAATCCACTGGATCTGGTGACTATACCTGTACCAGAAAATCTGTATGCCAGTGTGATTCATCCTCAGATTGAATTAAAAACAGAAGATTCTCGTCGGGTATTGCGTAAACAGATTTTACTGAAAGATGCCGTAGTACAATGGGGAAATACTGCAGGGCTTATTGCTGGTTTGTTTAAAGGCGATTATGAACTGATCGGTCGGTCACTGCAGGATGTGATTATAGAGCCTATTCGTTCGTTATTGATTCCAGGATTTGAATCTATTAAGACAGCCGCTTTACAGGCGGGTGCTTTAGGATGTAGCATCTCTGGTTCAGGACCCTCTATCTTTACATTAAGTACATCAGAAGCTACAGCACAGACTGTCGCAAAAGCCATGCAGCAGATGTGTAGCCAGCAAGGCATTGAAAGCGAAATCCATGTTTCGCCTATTAATACACAAGGGCCGAGGATTGTACAATAA
- a CDS encoding endonuclease domain-containing protein → MDESNKLPFNPALQELTQYLRDFSSNAEIVLWNRIKDKQLGVDFSWQHPIGDFVFTFFCKEKRLAIEIESDAHTHPDAYFSSVQKQEALKDYNIRVIQLREEDIVKDVEKAVKLIKSSLT, encoded by the coding sequence ATGGATGAAAGTAACAAACTTCCATTTAATCCGGCTTTACAGGAATTGACTCAATACCTGCGTGATTTCAGTTCAAATGCTGAGATTGTGCTTTGGAATCGTATCAAAGATAAGCAGTTGGGTGTTGACTTTTCCTGGCAGCATCCTATTGGCGATTTTGTCTTTACCTTCTTTTGTAAAGAGAAAAGGCTGGCAATTGAAATTGAATCCGATGCACACACACATCCAGATGCTTATTTCTCCTCAGTACAGAAGCAGGAAGCTCTGAAAGATTATAATATTCGGGTAATTCAGCTTAGAGAAGAAGATATTGTGAAAGATGTTGAGAAAGCAGTTAAGCTGATTAAGTCGTCTTTAACTTGA
- the thrA gene encoding bifunctional aspartate kinase/homoserine dehydrogenase I has protein sequence MKVLKFGGTSVKSAEMMKQVGEIVKNARAEGQVAVVVSAMSGITDQLINVSTLASQGNDTYQQTLKEIEKKHLQCIQELLPPQHQTRTVATIKMTLNELEDVLQGLFLLKEISPKSRDFVMSFGERMSSAIITEYFKTIGLDALLADGRELIVTDDNFGNAVVDFEETDKRIRKYFSRTDKLIVMGGFIGATVNNETTTLGRGGSDYTGSIIAAALQAKMLEIWTDVDGMMTADPRKVRRTMVLKQLSYIEALELSHFGAKVLYPPSVQPVLAKNIPLKIKNTFNPAAEGTLVARESVDNGSPIKGISSIDTVALISLNGSGMVGVSGFAKRLFSALASGRINVILITQASSEHSITVAINASDAAKAKTLIESEFVQELKSNALEPVVVEQDLSILAIVGENMRNTPNVSGKLFSSLGRNGVNVRAIAQGSSENNISFVTQNADSRKALNIVHEAFFLSDTRVLNIFLVGVGTVGGTLLRQMREQQEYFLQEYNLELRVTGIANSRKMWFDENGIHLPDWKNVLDNNGEAMSLGGFAGKMHEMNLRNSILVDCTASEDVVDLYEESLQRGISIVTPNKVACSGRYDLYKRLKQTATQRGAKFLFETNVGAGLPVIKTLNDLTQSGDKILKIEAILSGTLNFLFNEHKAGVSFSSVVKKAKELGYSEPDPRIDMNGLDVARKILILSREAGAKKEAKDVVSENFLPEECQKATSIEDFFTVLPKYDDYFETIRSDVEKAGNRQRYVAVYENGNLSTGLRVVGPDSPFYQVEGNDNLVLFWTERYKVRPLIVKGAGAGAEVTAAGIFADIIRIANF, from the coding sequence ATGAAAGTTCTCAAATTTGGTGGTACCTCAGTAAAGTCGGCTGAAATGATGAAGCAGGTCGGCGAGATTGTTAAAAATGCGCGTGCAGAAGGTCAGGTGGCAGTAGTGGTTTCGGCTATGTCTGGCATTACAGATCAACTGATCAATGTCAGTACACTGGCTTCTCAGGGAAATGATACATATCAGCAGACACTAAAGGAGATTGAGAAGAAGCACTTACAGTGTATTCAGGAATTGCTGCCCCCTCAGCACCAGACACGTACTGTGGCAACCATCAAAATGACATTGAATGAACTGGAAGATGTATTACAGGGATTATTTCTTCTAAAAGAAATTTCTCCCAAAAGCCGTGACTTTGTCATGAGTTTTGGTGAACGTATGTCATCGGCTATTATTACTGAATACTTTAAAACGATCGGGTTAGACGCATTATTGGCAGATGGCCGTGAGTTGATTGTTACAGATGATAACTTTGGCAATGCGGTTGTTGATTTTGAAGAAACAGACAAACGCATCCGCAAGTATTTCTCCCGTACAGATAAACTGATTGTGATGGGTGGTTTTATTGGTGCTACTGTCAATAATGAAACTACTACATTGGGTCGGGGTGGCTCTGATTATACCGGATCTATTATTGCAGCAGCTTTACAAGCTAAAATGCTGGAAATATGGACAGATGTAGACGGAATGATGACAGCTGACCCACGGAAGGTGCGCAGAACCATGGTATTGAAACAGTTGTCATACATTGAAGCACTGGAACTGTCTCATTTTGGGGCTAAAGTATTGTATCCACCTTCAGTACAACCTGTCCTTGCCAAAAATATTCCGTTAAAGATCAAAAATACATTTAATCCTGCTGCTGAGGGAACACTTGTAGCACGAGAGAGTGTAGACAACGGTTCACCGATCAAAGGTATATCCTCAATTGATACCGTTGCCTTGATCTCCCTGAATGGTAGTGGTATGGTGGGTGTATCTGGATTTGCCAAACGTTTGTTTAGTGCTCTGGCTTCCGGACGTATCAACGTAATTCTGATTACACAGGCATCATCAGAGCATTCAATCACTGTAGCTATCAATGCCAGTGATGCTGCTAAAGCCAAGACCTTAATTGAAAGCGAATTTGTACAGGAACTAAAAAGCAATGCATTGGAACCTGTAGTTGTTGAGCAGGATCTAAGTATTCTGGCTATTGTAGGTGAAAACATGCGCAATACCCCTAACGTATCAGGAAAGCTGTTTTCATCACTAGGCCGGAATGGGGTAAACGTTCGTGCCATTGCCCAAGGTAGTTCTGAGAATAATATTTCGTTTGTAACACAAAATGCAGATTCCCGCAAAGCACTGAATATTGTACATGAGGCCTTCTTTTTGTCAGACACACGAGTGCTTAATATTTTCCTGGTTGGAGTTGGTACAGTAGGAGGGACGTTACTACGTCAGATGCGTGAGCAACAGGAGTACTTCCTACAGGAATACAATCTGGAACTGCGCGTAACAGGTATTGCCAACAGCCGGAAAATGTGGTTTGATGAAAATGGTATCCACCTACCTGACTGGAAAAATGTGTTGGATAACAATGGAGAGGCTATGTCTCTGGGCGGATTTGCAGGCAAAATGCATGAAATGAATCTGCGTAACTCCATTCTGGTAGATTGTACCGCCAGTGAAGATGTGGTAGATCTTTACGAAGAATCATTGCAGCGAGGTATCTCTATTGTAACTCCCAACAAGGTAGCTTGTTCCGGAAGATATGATTTATACAAACGTCTGAAACAAACTGCTACTCAGCGTGGAGCTAAGTTTTTGTTTGAAACCAACGTAGGGGCAGGCTTACCCGTAATAAAAACCTTAAATGACCTGACTCAGAGTGGTGACAAAATCTTGAAAATTGAGGCCATTCTATCAGGTACATTGAACTTTCTGTTTAATGAGCATAAAGCAGGCGTTTCATTTAGCTCTGTCGTAAAGAAAGCAAAAGAACTGGGCTATTCTGAGCCAGATCCACGGATTGATATGAATGGACTGGATGTTGCCCGTAAAATATTAATTCTGAGTCGTGAGGCAGGAGCGAAGAAAGAAGCAAAAGATGTAGTGAGTGAAAACTTCCTTCCGGAAGAATGTCAGAAAGCTACTTCTATAGAAGATTTCTTTACCGTTTTGCCTAAGTATGATGACTATTTTGAAACGATTCGTTCGGATGTAGAGAAAGCAGGAAACCGTCAACGATATGTCGCTGTCTATGAAAATGGAAATCTGAGTACAGGATTACGTGTAGTAGGGCCAGATAGTCCGTTCTATCAGGTAGAAGGTAATGACAATCTGGTATTGTTCTGGACAGAACGGTACAAAGTGCGACCTTTGATTGTGAAGGGTGCAGGTGCCGGAGCCGAAGTAACTGCTGCCGGGATCTTCGCTGACATTATTCGTATTGCAAATTTCTAA